A genomic window from Triplophysa dalaica isolate WHDGS20190420 chromosome 24, ASM1584641v1, whole genome shotgun sequence includes:
- the atp6v1e1a gene encoding V-type proton ATPase subunit E 1a, giving the protein MALSNADVQKQIKHMMAFIEQEANEKAEEIDAKAEEEFNIEKGRLVQTQRLKIMEYFEKKEKQIEQQKKIQMSNLLNQARLKVLKARDDMIKDLLNEAQQRLASIAKDPTQYPKLLEGLVLQGFYQLLEPKVTIRCRKADVTLVQAAIKKNIPIYKGAVKSNIEVRIDQNNFLSPNISGGVEMYNDDGKIKVSNTLESRLDLIAQQMMPEIRVNLYGANPNRKFMD; this is encoded by the exons ATGGCGCTTAGCAATGCAGACGTTCAGAAACAG ATCAAACACATGATGGCGTTTATTGAGCAGGAGGCCAATGAGAAGGCTGAGGAAATTGATGCCAAG GCAGAAGAAGAGTTTAATATCGAAAAAGGACGATTGGTACAGACTCAGAGGTTGAAAATCATGGAATATTTtgagaagaaagagaaacagattgaacaacagaagaaaat TCAGATGTCTAATTTGCTGAACCAGGCCAGACTGAAGGTGCTTAAAGCCCGTGATGACATGATTAAG GATCTTCTAAATGAAGCACAACAGAGGTTGGCCAGCATTGCCAAAGACCCGACCCAGTACCCAAAACTGCTGGAGGGGCTGGTGTTACAG GGGTTTTATCAGTTGCTGGAGCCCAAGGTTACAATCCGGTGCAGAAAGGCAGATGTAACACTGGTGCAA GCTGCCATTAAAAAGAACATCCCCATCTACAAAGGGGCCGTCAAGAGTAACATCGAAGTGCGCATTGACCAAAACAACTTCCTATCGCCCAACAT TTCTGGAGGTGTTGAGATGTATAACGATGACGGCAAGATCAAGGTGTCCAACACGTTGGAAAGCAGACTAGATCTTATAGCTCAACAG ATGATGCCTGAGATCAGAGTGAACCTGTATGGCGCTAACCCAAACCGCAAGTTTATGGATTAA